The Bacillota bacterium genome has a window encoding:
- a CDS encoding PrpF domain-containing protein, with protein sequence MYRKVPCCIYRGGTSKGVLFHDRDLPQERALRDQVILAAFGSPDSRQIDGLGGADSLTSKTAIVGPPTTNADVDYTFGQVSITAPLVDYGSNCGNISSAVGPFAIDEGLVPASEPVTKVRIHNTNSRKIIVAEVPTQDGMPVCVGDYAISGVPGTGAKITLDFLDSGGAVTGRLLPTGQPRDVLDLGHLGKFEVSVVDAATAVVFVKAKDLGLTGTETPNRINADQALLALLEAIRGAAAVLVGKAREPEEAAKKSPSVPKIAFVGPPASYETASGETVQENSIDVVSRIMSMQKAHKAYAVTGAICTAAAASLEGTVVSEVLESFKGDEVRLGHAGGTLSVEISIEDVSGEMVLRRAALGRTARRIMEGYVYVPNRLFSQA encoded by the coding sequence ATGTATCGGAAGGTGCCATGCTGCATCTACCGGGGGGGAACCAGCAAGGGCGTGTTGTTCCATGACAGGGACCTTCCTCAAGAAAGGGCCTTACGGGATCAGGTAATCCTGGCGGCCTTCGGAAGCCCAGATTCGAGGCAGATTGATGGGCTGGGAGGAGCCGATTCCCTTACAAGTAAGACGGCCATCGTTGGCCCCCCCACGACGAATGCCGATGTGGACTATACCTTTGGCCAAGTTAGCATAACGGCCCCGCTGGTCGACTATGGCAGCAACTGTGGAAATATCTCCTCCGCCGTGGGGCCGTTTGCCATAGATGAGGGGCTTGTCCCGGCCTCGGAGCCGGTCACGAAAGTGCGGATCCATAACACCAACAGCAGGAAGATCATTGTCGCGGAGGTTCCGACTCAGGACGGCATGCCAGTCTGTGTTGGAGACTACGCCATTTCCGGGGTTCCTGGCACTGGTGCCAAGATAACCCTGGACTTCTTGGATTCTGGTGGAGCCGTCACTGGAAGGTTGCTTCCTACCGGACAACCCAGAGACGTGCTGGACCTGGGGCACCTGGGGAAGTTTGAGGTATCAGTGGTCGATGCGGCTACTGCAGTTGTGTTTGTCAAGGCGAAGGACCTTGGGCTGACTGGAACCGAAACCCCAAACAGGATAAACGCCGATCAGGCGCTCTTGGCTCTCCTTGAGGCCATAAGGGGTGCGGCAGCTGTATTGGTAGGCAAGGCCCGGGAACCGGAAGAGGCCGCCAAGAAGAGCCCCTCTGTGCCCAAGATAGCCTTTGTGGGACCGCCCGCCTCCTATGAGACAGCCTCAGGCGAAACGGTCCAAGAGAACAGCATTGACGTGGTAAGTAGGATCATGTCCATGCAGAAGGCCCACAAGGCCTATGCCGTCACAGGGGCAATATGCACTGCGGCCGCAGCCAGTCTTGAGGGAACAGTGGTGAGCGAGGTCCTGGAGTCCTTCAAGGGCGATGAGGTCAGGTTAGGACACGCTGGGGGAACCCTGTCAGTTGAGATTTCCATAGAGGACGTAAGCGGAGAAATGGTTCTAAGAAGAGCGGCCTTGGGCCGCACCGCCAGGAGAATAATGGAGGGGTACGTCTACGTGCCAAACAGACTCTTCTCTCAAGCGTAG
- a CDS encoding FAD-binding protein, whose translation MRTLAVGNNAGSKVPLEVADILEAYSWIDPQGYDVDACDISTDMLVIGGGGGGATAALVAQANGANVVLATKLRLGDSNTVMAEGGIAAATKPSDTPVMHYVDTMGGGRYANSPELVKTLVHDAPLIVKWLKGLGVMFDQESDGTIVTSFAGGHSRRRVHSCKDFSGLEMMRVLRDEIWNKGITVVEFSPAVDLVLDENGHCAGAILQNLETGNFITVRAGAVILATGGLGRLHIRSFPTTNHYGATADGLAIAYRAGASVLDMDSVQYHPTGVAWPEQMLGNLVTEALRGNGAHLVNVQGNRFINELETRDTTSSAIIRECVDRNLGVVAPSGQKGVWLDVPVIDMIGPEGTIQRLFAGIVGRFLRYGIDVKKEPILVFPTQHYQNGGLKISGDGLTDVPGLFAAGEVSGGVHGRNRLGGNSLVDIFVFGRRAGLSAVDWTAKNVVGLPTLEHVRRHHKELETLGVGRQRRSPRILPDYTRAGLNKINQAI comes from the coding sequence ATGAGGACCCTCGCGGTGGGGAACAACGCTGGAAGCAAGGTACCGCTGGAGGTAGCTGACATACTCGAAGCCTACAGCTGGATTGATCCTCAAGGCTACGATGTAGATGCCTGCGACATTTCCACAGATATGCTGGTGATCGGGGGAGGAGGCGGAGGAGCGACCGCAGCCTTAGTAGCTCAGGCGAACGGAGCCAATGTGGTCTTGGCGACCAAACTCAGGCTGGGAGACTCCAATACCGTGATGGCTGAGGGGGGAATAGCAGCAGCCACCAAGCCATCCGACACTCCGGTTATGCACTACGTGGACACCATGGGGGGAGGCCGTTACGCCAACTCGCCAGAGCTCGTTAAGACTCTCGTTCATGATGCTCCCCTAATAGTGAAGTGGCTTAAGGGGCTCGGAGTCATGTTTGACCAGGAGAGTGACGGTACGATCGTGACCTCCTTCGCTGGAGGCCATTCCCGCCGGCGAGTTCATTCCTGCAAGGACTTCAGCGGTCTTGAGATGATGAGGGTCCTTAGGGATGAGATCTGGAACAAGGGTATCACTGTGGTAGAGTTCTCCCCCGCAGTTGACCTGGTTCTGGACGAGAACGGACATTGCGCTGGCGCCATACTACAGAATCTAGAAACGGGCAACTTCATCACAGTGAGAGCAGGAGCCGTCATTCTGGCCACAGGCGGACTGGGTCGCCTCCACATCCGTTCCTTCCCTACAACGAACCACTACGGGGCGACCGCCGATGGACTTGCCATCGCGTACAGAGCTGGAGCTAGCGTGCTAGACATGGATTCTGTTCAATACCACCCCACGGGTGTTGCCTGGCCCGAACAGATGCTGGGCAATCTGGTCACCGAGGCTCTGAGGGGCAACGGCGCCCACCTGGTAAACGTGCAGGGAAATAGGTTCATCAATGAGCTGGAGACCCGTGACACAACCTCCTCTGCCATAATCAGGGAATGCGTCGATAGGAACCTTGGTGTTGTTGCTCCTAGTGGTCAGAAGGGAGTCTGGCTCGATGTTCCTGTAATAGACATGATTGGACCTGAAGGTACCATACAACGCCTGTTCGCCGGTATAGTCGGAAGGTTTCTCCGGTACGGAATAGATGTGAAAAAGGAGCCCATTCTCGTATTTCCTACGCAGCATTACCAGAATGGCGGCCTGAAGATTAGCGGAGATGGCCTGACTGATGTTCCGGGTTTGTTTGCGGCGGGTGAGGTGTCTGGTGGCGTACACGGCAGGAATCGCTTGGGCGGGAACTCACTGGTTGACATCTTCGTGTTTGGAAGAAGGGCCGGGTTAAGCGCAGTTGACTGGACGGCGAAGAATGTCGTGGGCCTGCCTACCCTGGAGCACGTGAGGAGGCACCACAAGGAGCTCGAGACGCTTGGGGTGGGTCGGCAGAGGAGGTCCCCTAGGATTTTGCCGGACTACACTCGAGCTGGACTCAACAAGATAAATCAGGCAATTTGA
- a CDS encoding cupin domain-containing protein, translating to MKARVFKIEEVMWEEPPEHYSAFSKLLVNPKSVGSKHFDFRISSYQPKGYCSCHAHQVQEQIYYVLQGKGIMEMDDLKKVVDPHTVIHIPPGVRHAIYNTGLEDLVFFVITSPPEDK from the coding sequence GTGAAGGCGAGAGTGTTTAAGATCGAGGAAGTCATGTGGGAAGAGCCACCCGAGCATTACAGTGCCTTCTCCAAATTGCTGGTCAACCCCAAGTCAGTCGGATCGAAGCACTTTGACTTCCGCATCTCCAGCTACCAACCCAAAGGCTATTGTTCTTGTCACGCCCACCAAGTGCAGGAACAAATCTATTACGTCCTACAAGGGAAAGGGATCATGGAGATGGACGACCTCAAAAAGGTTGTCGATCCTCACACGGTGATACACATACCCCCTGGGGTTAGACATGCTATCTATAACACCGGTCTGGAGGACCTAGTTTTTTTCGTCATAACTTCACCACCGGAAGATAAGTGA
- a CDS encoding zinc-binding dehydrogenase — protein MKARAAVLTQFGKPMEHREFQLVDPCPGEIVVKMDMAGVCGSDPHIWRGHHPMSWGALPLILGHENVGRVYATRRTGKGAPKEGDRIMWQRSITCGGCHYCLVARKPWLCQERTVYGINYSSSVSPHLRGGYSEFVYLNPKTPVIALPDSADPQRFVAAGCSADTALHAVQVAGLGLSEDVVVLGCGSVGLCTIAYVSATGARSIVAIDLNEGRLDMALTFGATATLNASHTTPEERQEHVYARTEGLGASVVFECSGSTGAAAEGFKLARKGARYVMPGFGHDGGTDFTVSGWYDITSKEIELRGCFAGDFRHLVEAIDFIDRSDWPFECLVTHRYTLDMANEALACVEQRRAIKAAIVY, from the coding sequence ATGAAGGCACGGGCCGCGGTCTTGACTCAATTTGGTAAGCCCATGGAACACCGGGAATTCCAGTTGGTCGATCCGTGTCCCGGTGAGATAGTCGTGAAGATGGATATGGCGGGGGTGTGTGGCTCTGATCCCCATATCTGGAGGGGACATCACCCCATGTCATGGGGCGCTCTCCCGTTGATCCTTGGCCACGAGAACGTCGGAAGGGTCTATGCCACAAGGCGGACTGGCAAAGGAGCACCCAAAGAAGGCGATAGGATAATGTGGCAAAGAAGCATCACCTGCGGTGGGTGCCACTACTGTCTTGTAGCCCGCAAGCCGTGGCTGTGCCAGGAGCGCACAGTATACGGGATCAACTACTCCAGTTCGGTTTCTCCGCATCTCAGAGGAGGCTATTCTGAGTTTGTCTACTTGAATCCCAAGACCCCTGTGATTGCACTGCCAGACTCGGCAGATCCACAGCGGTTCGTGGCCGCAGGCTGTTCTGCTGATACAGCCCTTCATGCCGTTCAAGTGGCCGGACTGGGGCTTTCGGAGGACGTAGTAGTACTGGGCTGTGGCTCCGTTGGCTTGTGCACCATCGCCTACGTAAGCGCAACTGGTGCCAGATCCATAGTGGCCATTGACCTGAATGAGGGGAGACTGGACATGGCTCTAACCTTCGGAGCCACTGCCACCCTCAATGCCTCCCACACTACTCCAGAGGAACGCCAGGAGCACGTATACGCGAGGACGGAAGGGCTTGGTGCTTCAGTGGTGTTTGAGTGCAGCGGTTCCACCGGCGCCGCGGCCGAGGGGTTTAAGCTGGCCAGGAAGGGTGCCAGGTACGTTATGCCTGGTTTTGGGCATGACGGTGGAACGGACTTCACCGTGAGCGGCTGGTACGATATCACCTCCAAGGAGATTGAGCTTCGGGGTTGCTTCGCCGGGGACTTCAGGCATCTGGTGGAAGCCATCGATTTTATTGACCGATCTGACTGGCCATTCGAATGCCTGGTTACCCATCGATACACCCTGGACATGGCTAACGAGGCTCTTGCCTGCGTGGAACAGCGAAGGGCTATCAAGGCAGCCATTGTCTACTGA